A single genomic interval of Hevea brasiliensis isolate MT/VB/25A 57/8 chromosome 4, ASM3005281v1, whole genome shotgun sequence harbors:
- the LOC110632776 gene encoding zinc transporter 11 → MFTIPYGGFIFTILFTNLFHYPVQMSRFLFFLSLLLSLLLLATAHGGGHDDDDADAGGSDVHVNLREKSLILVKIWCLILVFVGTFFGGVSPYFMKWNEGFLVLGTQFAGGVFLGTALMHFLSDANETFEDLTKKAYPFAFMLASAGYLMTMLADSAISYVYGKKSSEANGDMELQDSVEHGKTSHHGTSQPHFQMHNGTDAASAKSSFATVSSFGDSILLIVALCFHSVFEGIAIGVAETKADAWKALWTICLHKIFAAIAMGIALLRMIPDRPFFSCVAYAFAFAISSPVGVAIGIVIDATTQGPVADWIFAISMGLACGIFIYVAINHLLAKGYRPQKESSVDTPHHKFLAVLLGVGIIAVVMIWDT, encoded by the exons ATGTTTACAATTCCCTACGGTGGATTCATATTCACCATTCTTTTTACTAATTTGTTTCACTACCCAGTGCAAATGTCTCGctttctcttctttctttccctcctgctctctctcctcctcctcgCCACCGCACACGGTGGTGGGCACGATGACGATGATGCTGATGCTGGTGGTAGTGATGTTCATGTCAATCTGCGGGAGAAGTCATTAATCTTGGTGAAAATATGGTGCTTGATTTTGGTGTTTGTAGGGACTTTCTTTGGTGGGGTTTCACCCTACTTCATGAAGTGGAACGAGGGGTTCTTGGTGCTGGGAACTCAGTTCGCTGGAGGGGTGTTCTTGGGGACTGCTTTGATGCATTTTTTGAGCGATGCAAATGAGACCTTCGAGGACTTGACTAAGAAAGCGTACCCTTTTGCTTTCATGTTGGCTAGTGCTGGTTATTTGATGACTATGCTTGCTGATTCTGCTATTTCCTATGTGTATGGCAAGAAAAGCAGTGAGGCTAATGGAGATATGGAGCTTCAAG ATAGCGTTGAGCATGGAAAAACAAGCCACCATGGAACTTCACAGCCACATTTTCAG ATGCACAATGGTACTGATGCTGCCTCTGCAAAATCTTCGTTTGCAACTGTCAGCTCATTTGGGGACAGCATTTTGCTTATAGTTGCCTTGTGTTTCCACTCTGTCTTCGAGGGCATTGCGATCGGAGTTGCAGAGACGAAAGCTGATGCTTGGAAAGCTTTATGGACCATCTGTCTGCACAAAATATTTGCAGCCATAGCAATGGGAATAGCTCTTCTTCGGATGATCCCTGATCGCCCCTTTTTTTCGTGTGTTGCTTATGCTTTTGCATTTGCCATTTCAAGTCCAGTTGGTGTGGCTATTGGGATTGTTATAGATGCCACAACTCAAGGTCCAGTGGCAGACTGGATCTTTGCCATATCAATGGGACTAGCTTGTGGAATATTTATCTATGTAGCAATAAATCATCTTCTAGCCAAGGGCTACAGGCCCCAGAAGGAGTCTTCAGTCGACACACCCCACCACAAGTTCTTGGCAGTGTTGTTGGGCGTTGGGATAATTGCTGTTGTGATGATATGGGATACCTGA
- the LOC110632756 gene encoding receptor-like protein 46: MAKMILSFLQTFSLLFIFLVPSLCCPQYQKEALLQFKLLLLESVPAHQNLTFLETWNSSSTDCCQWEEVGCNSNTPQQQVTDLHLSNIFHNSEEIVLSSHVLTPLFHVRTLETLDISSNNIQGEISGIGFANLTEIVELYMSNNMFDGSIPSELFSLTHLEILSLDRTFIGGTKSSKFLSLGNLTNLQELNLANNRISGAIPSSLCRLKELQTLDLHSNFFSMEIPAQIGNLSEISNMSLNDNELVGKIPPSMQKMRQLETLNLEDNQLSGEIPAWLFDFRNLTDLKLGGNKLVWKNSTIVPKSKLSALSLRSCSVSEHIPFFLSNFTDLSFLDLSGNNLLGTLPLWLNHTKYFELILSDNNLSGSPFHFFSLTYLQRLDLSGNNFSGKLPDNIGEATHMTTLLLSGNDFSGPIPKSISNMSLLSILDLSKNRLSSNEFPNFKAPRCDPLYAFAPCYPQKFNPLSVLLLGHNEFSGILPRNLTNLSELVCLDLHDNNFTGEIPAFLFQISSLQILNLRNNSFHGSIPNDLTDLKSLQILDLSDNNFSGEVPSSLGKLSGMINPNLDASLLYYYEVPTTVYQRGGQISSANYPNLEVSWKNKMQDLPSKNLNLYTFLDLSNNQLSGGIPDTLGCLRNLKVLNMSHNKLSGGIPTTLGDMNNLESLDLSHNNLSGKIPQTFGKLLQLTTLELSNNKLTGSIPSGPQMDRMNNPNSYANNSGLCGMQIQVPCDKAIPEPEESRSQETWFSWVMAGIGFPFGFLSTVLVFYVIGYFDVVPKRRQRRHVNCVCW, from the coding sequence ATGGCCAAAATGATCCTTTCATTTCTTCAAACATTTTCTTTGTTATTCATCTTCCTCGTTCCGTCACTTTGCTGTCCTCAATATCAGAAAGAAGCCCTTCTCCAATTCAAACTCTTATTACTGGAAAGCGTTCCTGCACACCAGAATCTCACTTTCTTAGAGACTTGGAACTCCTCTTCTACAGACTGTTGTCAGTGGGAAGAAGTCGGTTGCAATTCCAACACTCCACAACAACAGGTGACTGATCTTCATCTCAGCAATATCTTTCATAACTCGGAAGAAATTGTTTTGTCGTCTCATGTTTTAACTCCGCTCTTTCATGTTCGAACGCTCGAGACACTTGACATTTCAAGTAACAATATTCAAGGAGAAATTTCAGGAATTGGGTTTGCCAATTTAACAGAAATTGTTGAACTTTATATGTCCAATAATATGTTCGATGGCTCCATTCCTTCTGAGTTGTTTTCATTAACGCATCTGGAGATACTTTCTTTGGATAGAACTTTTATTGGGGGGACAAAAAGTTCGAAGTTTTTGTCATTGGGAAACCTCACCAATTTGCAAGAGTTGAATCTTGCTAATAACAGAATTTCTGGAGCAATTCCATCATCACTATGCCGTTTGAAAGAATTGCAAACTTTGGATTTACATTCTAATTTTTTCTCAATGGAGATTCCAGCTCAGATCGGTAACCTTTCAGAAATTTCAAATATGTCCCTAAATGACAACGAGTTGGTTGGAAAGATTCCTCCTTCAATGCAAAAGATGCGACAATTGGAGACGCTTAACTTGGAAGATAATCAGCTTAGTGGCGAGATTCCAGCCTGGTTGTTTGATTTCAGAAATTTGACAGATCTGAAACTTGGGGGAAACAAGCTTGTGTGGAAAAACTCAACTATAGTACCAAAAAGCAAGCTATCTGCTTTATCTTTAAGATCTTGCAGTGTTTCGGAGCATATTCCCTTTTTCCTTTCGAACTTTACTGATCTCTCTTTCTTGGacttgagtgggaataatctccTAGGAACCTTGCCTCTGTGGCTAAACCATACAAAATACTTTGAGTTGATTTTATCTGATAACAATCTTTCAGGTTCTCCGTTCCATTTCTTTTCTCTAACTTATTTACAGCGTCTTGACCTATCAGGGAATAATTTTTCAGGCAAATTGCCAGATAACATAGGTGAAGCTACACATATGACAACCCTTTTGTTGTCGGGCAATGATTTCTCTGGACCAATCCCCAAATCCATCTCAAATATGTCATTGCTATCAATACTTGACTTGTCAAAGAACAGACTTTCAAGTAATGAGTTCCCAAATTTTAAGGCGCCACGCTGTGATCCTCTCTATGCCTTTGCTCCTTGTTATCCTCAGAAGTTTAATCCTTTATCGGTCCTTCTACTGGGCCATAATGAGTTTTCTGGTATCCTGCCTCGGAACTTGACAAATTTAAGTGAACTTGTTTGCCTCGATCTCCATGACAATAATTTTACAGGTGAAATCCCAGCTTTCCTCTTTCAAATCTCctctcttcaaattttgaatcttAGGAATAATTCATTTCATGGGTCAATTCCAAACGATCTAACAGATTTGAAAAGTCTTCAAATACTTGATCTCTCTGACAACAACTTTAGTGGAGAAGTGCCATCTAGCCTAGGGAAACTTAGTGGAATGATTAATCCTAATCTCGATGCctcattactttattattatGAAGTTCCTACAACCGTTTACCAGCGGGGTGGGCAAATTTCCTCCGCTAACTATCCGAACTTAGAAGTATCTTGGAAAAATAAGATGCAAGATCTTCCCAGCAAAAACCTTAATCTGTATACTTTTTTAGATTTATCAAACAACCAATTATCTGGCGGAATTCCTGATACATTAGGTTGTTTGAGAAATTTAAAAGTACTGAATATGTCTCACAACAAGCTCTCAGGTGGAATACCAACAACTCTGGGTGATATGAATAATCTAGAGAGTCTAGATTTGTCACACAATAATCTTTCTGGAAAAATTCCTCAGACATTTGGAAAGCTCTTGCAGTTGACCACCCTGGAGTTGAGCAACAACAAGCTCACGGGTTCCATTCCAAGTGGCCCTCAAATGGACAGGATGAACAATCCAAATTCTTATGCTAATAACAGTGGATTGTGTGGAATGCAAATTCAAGTACCATGTGATAAGGCGATCCCAGAGCCAGAGGAAAGTAGAAGTCAAGAGACATGGTTTTCGTGGGTTATGGCCGGAATTGGATTTCCTTTTGGATTTTTGTCGACAGTGTTGGTTTTCTATGTCATTGGTTACTTCGATGTTGTCCCAAAGCGCCGTCAAAGACGCCATGTGAATTGCGTTTGCTGGTAG
- the LOC110632752 gene encoding E3 ubiquitin-protein ligase SIRP1-like — protein sequence MSEFMSTLLFGDNQEFESFLAEELQGFMARLRQIESHHDSSSSASRISLLFLIGDDHEALNMAQGATIEYIEKLEKVTMEGSGMVYAVCLDEMSIGSEARRLPCSHVYHSNCIVEWLEKNKTCPCRTS from the exons ATGTCTGAATTCATGTCTACATTACTCTTTGGAGATAATCAAGAGTTTGAAAGCTTTCTGGCTGAAGAACTCCAAGGTTTTATGGCAAGGCTGAGGCAGATAGAGAGTCACCATGACTCATCATCCTCCGCTTCACGCATCTCTTTACTGTTTTTGATTGGGGACGATCATGAGGCTTTGAACATG GCTCAGGGCGCGACCATTGAATACATAGAAAAGCTGGAGAAGGTGACAATGGAAGGATCAGGAATGGTGTATGCGGTTTGCTTGGATGAAATGTCGATAGGGTCAGAAGCTAGGCGGTTGCCATGCTCTCATGTGTACCATTCCAACTGCATCGTAGAGTGGCTGGAGAAGAATAAGACATGCCCTTGCCGGACTTCTTGA
- the LOC110632758 gene encoding DNA-dependent metalloprotease WSS1 yields MNLGDLNKVWEIKALKKPGEEEARKMLEKIAKQVQPIMRNRKWRVKLLSEFCPNNPALLGLNVGGGAHVKLRLRRPNRDWDFIPFDQVLDTMLHELCHNVHGPHNANFYKLWDELRKECEELLSKGITGTGEGFDLPGRRLGGFSRQPSLSSLRKTALEAAEKRAKLGSMVPSGPKRLGGDSTIMVALSPIQAAAMAAERRLQDEIWCGSQSAEVFEEGESSTDITEDLSNIGQIPGSSRPENGSIPNQDMVHNPEEHDMWECGACTLLNPSLAPICKLCSAERPKDASTKYKTWSCKFCTLDNSVELDKCLACNQWRYSYGPPVSTRTPYHGT; encoded by the exons ATGAATTTGGGGGATTTAAATAAAGTATGGGAAATCAAAGCCCTGAAGAAACCAGGAGAAGAAGAAGCGAGGAAGATGCTCGAGAAAATAGCCAAACAGGTTCAACCCATTATGCGTAATCGCAAATGGCGTGTCAAGCTCCTCTCGGAATTTTG TCCAAACAACCCAGCTCTTCTGGGGTTGAACGTGGGAGGTGGAGCGCATGTGAAACTCAGGCTTCGTAGACCAAACAGAGATTGGGATTTCATTCCATTTGATCAGGTTCTTGATACGATGCTTCATGAACTATGCCATAATGTTCACGGTCCTCACAACGCCAATTTCTACAAGCTTTGGGATGAGTTGAGAAAG GAATGTGAGGAGCTGCTTTCCAAGGGAATAACTGGGACAGGGGAGGGGTTTGATCTGCCAGGGAGGCGTTTGGGTGGGTTTTCCCGCCAACCTTCTCTTTCATCTCTCCGTAAAACTGCCTTAGAAGCTGCAGAAAAGAGGGCAAAATTGGGTTCTATGGTACCATCTGGACCTAAACGGCTTGGTGGTGATAGCACCATTATGGTTGCACTCAGTCCAATACAAGCTGCAGCAATGGCTGCAGAAAGGAGATTGCAGGATGAGATTTGGTGTGGTTCCCAGTCTGCTGAGGTTTTTGAGGAAGGAGAAAGTAGCACTGATATCACAGAAGACCTCTCAAATATAGGGCAAATTCCAGGAAGCTCAAGGCCAGAAAATG GTTCCATACCTAATCAGGACATGGTACATAATCCAGAGGAACATGATATGTGGGAGTGTGGGGCATGCACATTATTGAATCCG TCATTAGCTCCAATCTGCAAGCTTTGTAGCGCAGAAAGACCCAAAGATGCAAGCACCAAGTATAAAACGTGGTCCTGCAAATTCTGTACCTTGGATAACAGTGTGGAGTTGGACAAATGCTTAGCTTGCAATCAATGGAGATATTCATATGGTCCGCCAGTATCAACTCGCACACCCTATCATGGCACTTGA
- the LOC110632777 gene encoding uncharacterized protein LOC110632777, with protein MAGIAIVLDLLRKNPNFYSCQFSASAAVSAAAASVAAAGTPFASRFLFGYSGTRVAHCDAGAVLSDDYISNIRKASGDIFQHDSLKYTTKEYYFELKPLLSAFEWKQLAMTSLRSFLLFFLPLLEPASNTEEDDDDFLQDAPDERHVDLVVPFQKSVKQIVRETTVVTTRRILERLAVHYVSQRLAWKLLKDVPKSAVRKAERGMPTTFYLFRVSRTTFRGHFLGVAASWIVQVGIEIYRFFNRLAKSESEEENCKVDKSEQVIILGKKVTGVTLRCSASLAFASIGAGIGATLIRPSTGQWIGCAVGDLAGPIVVSLCLEKVLHTEL; from the exons ATGGCGGGTATAGCTATAGTATTAGATCTGTTGAGGAAAAATCCTAACTTTTATTCATGCCAGTTCTCTGCCTCTGCGGCCGTCTCGGCTGCCGCCGCCTCCGTCGCAGCTGCAGGGACACCCTTTGCTTCTAGATTCTTGTTCGG ATATTCTGGGACACGAGTTGCTCATTGTGATGCTGGTGCAGTATTGTCTGATGATTATATTTCTAATATACGAAAAGCATCTGGAGATATTTTCCAGCATGATTCTCTGAAATACACCACCAAGGAGTACTATTTTGAGTTAAAACCTCTCTTGTCAGCTTTTGAATGGAAGCAACTAGCTATGACATCCTTGAGGTCATTTTTGTTGTTTTTTTTGCCTCTTCTGGAGCCTGCTTCAAATACAGAAGAGGATGATGATGACTTTCTGCAGGATGCTCCAGACGAGCGCCATGTAGATTTGGTTGTTCCCTTTCAAAAATCAGTGAAGCAAATTGTTCGTGAG ACTACTGTTGTTACCACAAGAAGGATTCTGGAAAGGCTTGCTGTGCATTATGTTTCACAGAGGTTGGCTTGGAAACTTCTAAAag ATGTTCCTAAATCAGCTGTGCGCAAAGCTGAACGCGGAATGCCTACTACTTTCTACCTGTTCAGAGTTAGCAGGACAACTTTTAGAG GACACTTTTTAGGAGTTGCTGCATCATGGATTGTACAAGTTGGTATTGAGATTTACCGATTCTTTAATCGCCTAGCCAAGTCTGAATCTGAAGAAGAAAACTGTAAGGTTGACAAATCAGAACAAGTTATAATTCTCGGGAAGAAGGTTACTGGTGTTACTCTCAGGTGTAGTGCATCATTAGCTTTTGCTTCCATTGGGGCAGGGATTGGTGCAACTCTAATTCGTCCTTCAACAGGCCAGTGGATTG gctgTGCTGTTGGGGATTTGGCTGGGCCAATTGtcgtttcactgtgccttgaaaaagttttacataccgaaCTCTAG
- the LOC110632784 gene encoding mitochondrial import inner membrane translocase subunit TIM50, translating into MASLLLRSRVLSLLSRIKKPNCRFFSSKADKESIISSQSIIAEQAAEVTAAAAEPPAEAVAAGSQRKGWSFFKFGLIATLTGATGFAGYATYAYTLDEIEDKTKALRQSVNYKVGEDASSMEKYQGLLYSAAMTVPAKAVELYLDTRRAIEEQVKGFTEPTSDKLLPDLHPSEQHVFTLVLDLNETIIYSDWKRDRGWRTFKRPGVDDFLQHLARLYEIVVYSDQLSMYVDPVVERLDTSHCIRYRLSRGATKYQDGKHYRDLSKLNRDPGKIIYVSAHAFENSLQPENCVPIKPFQIDEKGEGSVDTTLLDLIPFLEYVARASPADIRKVLASYEREDIAKEFKERSKQTQRRMQEQRQQGFFRRL; encoded by the exons ATGGCTTCACTTTTACTTCGATCTCGCGTTTTATCATTGCTATCGAGAATTAAGAAACCTAATTGTCGATTTTTTAGTTCTAAGGCCGACAAAGAATCGATCATCTCTTCTCAGTCTATCATCGCTGAACAAGCAGCTGAGGTGACAGCTGCTGCTGCGGAGCCGCCGGCTGAGGCTGTTGCTGCGGGTTCGCAGAGGAAAGGCTGGAGCTTTTTTAAGTTTGGGCTCATTGCCACTCTTACTGGAGCTACTGGTTTTGCTGGCTACGCAACTTACG CATATACATTGGATGAAATAGAGGATAAGACAAAGGCATTGCGACAATCAGTCAACTACAAGGTGGGTGAAGATGCATCCTCCATGGAG AAATACCAGGGTTTGCTCTATTCTGCTGCAATGacag TTCCTGCTAAAGCAGTTGAACTTTACTTGGATACAAGGAGGGCCATTGAAGAACAAGTTAAA GGTTTTACTGAACCAACCTCAGATAAACTTCTACCTGATTTGCATCCCTCTGAGCAACATGTTTTTACTTTGGTTTTGGATCTTAATGAGACAATCATTTATAGTGATTGGAAG CGTGATAGAGGTTGGCGAACTTTCAAAAGACCTGGGGTTGATGACTTCTTGCAACACCTTGCAAGGTTATATGAAATCGTTGTGTATTCTGATCAGCTGAGTATG TATGTAGATCCTGTTGTTGAAAGGTTGGACACCAGCCACTGCATACGATATAGGCTATCAAGGGGTGCTACGAAGTATCAGGATGGAAAGCATTATAGA GATCTCTCGAAACTTAATAGAGATCCAGGTAAGATTATATATGTGAGCGCTCATGCTTTTGAAAATAGCCTTCAGCCAGAAAATTGTGTCCCTATCAAGCCTTTTCAGATTGATGAGAAAGGCGAGGGATCTGTGGATACAACACTTTTGGATCTCATTCCATTTCTTGAAT ATGTTGCTCGTGCAAGTCCAGCAGATATCAGAAAAGTGCTAGCATCTTATGAAAGAGAGGATATTGCAAAAGAGTTTAAGGAACGGTCTAAGCAAACACAGAG GCGAATGCAAGAACAGAGGCAGCAAGGTTTTTTCCGGCGACTGTAA
- the LOC110632763 gene encoding uncharacterized protein LOC110632763 produces the protein MALKWFLNSAFTQVFGHVDTVAMQRSDVLACPKNQGLQQVQECVGSLNGKEGAVTGIRMRKEESPNGFQMPLHYPRYTKADYEKMEEWKLDMLLNEYGLGFKGCLDEKRAFAMGAFLWPDQL, from the coding sequence ATGGCTTTGAAATGGTTTCTAAACTCtgcatttactcaagtttttggTCACGTGGACACTGTTGCTATGCAGAGAAGCGATGTGCTAGCATGTCCAAAAAATCAAGGCCTGCAGCAGGTGCAAGAATGTGTCGGAAGCTTGAATGGAAAAGAAGGTGCTGTTACCGGGATTAGAATGAGAAAAGAAGAAAGCCCAAATGGGTTCCAGATGCCTCTTCACTACCCAAGGTACACAAAAGCAGACTATGAGAAGATGGAGGAATGGAAACTTGACATGCTTCTCAATGAATATGGACTTGGTTTTAAGGGTTGTCTTGACGAGAAAAGGGCGTTTGCGATGGGGGCATTCCTGTGGCCTGACCAACTTTGA
- the LOC110632751 gene encoding receptor-like protein 46, producing MISLDQSPNPSQIYHCYQYLTCQRTDFQLTNLELSNNKLTGSIPSGPQMDRMNNPNSYANNSGLCGMQIQVPCDKAFPEPKREKKPKESRSRETWFSWVMAGIGFPFGLLSTVLVFYVIGYFDVVPKCSQRRHVNCVCW from the exons ATGATTTCTCTGGACCAATCCCCAAATCCATCTCAAATATATCATTGCTATCAATACTTGACTTGTCAAAGAACAGACTTTCAG TTGACCAACCTGGAATTGAGCAACAACAAGCTCACGGGTTCCATTCCAAGTGGCCCTCAAATGGACAGGATGAACAATCCAAATTCTTATGCTAATAACAGTGGATTGTGTGGAATGCAAATTCAAGTACCATGTGATAAGGCGTTTCCAGAGCCAAAGCGAGAGAAGAAGCCAAAGGAAAGTAGAAGTAGAGAGACATGGTTTTCGTGGGTTATGGCTGGAATTGGATTTCCTTTTGGATTGTTGTCGACAGTGTTGGTTTTCTATGTTATTGGTTACTTTGATGTTGTCCCAAAGTGCAGTCAAAGACGCCATGTCAATTGCGTTTGCTGGTAG